In Wolbachia endosymbiont (group A) of Pogonocherus hispidulus, the genomic stretch TGCAAAAGGGATGTAATAGCGCTGCTGAGTGCGTTCAAGAATTATAACGCTAAAAAATGCATAATTTTGCCAGAGATAGTTTCGCTAGAGAACATCGATGAGGAGGATTTAATATTAAATCTTGATAGAGTTAAAGTTATCAATCCAACAAAGAGGACGCTGCTACTCATTCAATTCATATTGGAGTGGAATAGAAAAAATAATGATAATTTCCCCATTGATTTAGCTTATAGCCTGCCATCATTGCTTGATAAAATTCAATCTACCCAAACAACGGATTGTTATCAATTCGATGAACATTCAAAAAAAATAGAGAATTTCATAAGTTTACTCATTGAAACTTGGAGTAAAACTTTAAAAGATTTAGAAGTGGTTGATATATTAAAACATAAGAGTGATTACATAAACAGTATGGTGCTTTCACTGCAAAAAGATCAACATATAATCTTTGTTGGAATTGGAAAGGATAAGTCGTTAATCAAAGCAATATACGGCTTACCATTTGGAAAAATAATTTTGCCTAACCTGAATTTGAAAATTAAAGAGAAAGACTGGAAATCGCTTGATAAAAAACACTATCAATATTGCCTGAAAGATCTGCTCGATTATTTAAAAGTGGATAGGAGGGATGTTAGCTGCTTGAACACTATAGAGAATGAAATAACTGACTATGTCTTTGATACAACTGCCGATCTGAGCAAAGTTGGTGGTAGATCAATTGAAAATATTGAAGTCATCACTTGTGATTCCAGAGAGGAAGAAGCACAAGTGACATCATTAATTATAGAGAATGAAGGTTATGAAAACGTTTCTTTGGTTGTCTTTGATAAATTACTTGCAGCTCGTATAGCATGTTTATCAAGGCAACACAGTGCCATACCGGAAAATTATCCTTATATAACACTCCTACTTTATAGTATCGAAGTTTTGACCTCAAATTGGAGCAGTGTGGCATTACTTTCGCTCCTTAAACATAGGCTAGTGACTTTTGGTTACACTCAAGAAGAGTACTCTCGGATTTTATCTGAATTTGAAATAGAGATATTACGCAACTTTAGTACAAATGGCCTTAAAGATATTATAGATGCTATTAATACCTATAAAAAGCTAAAACATAAAGAGGATATATTGCTTATTATCAATAGGTTAGAGGCTATACTTAATCTTTTACTTAACTCTATAAATTGCCCTATTTCTGATGTGGTGGCAACTCATTTGCAGTGTATTAATGTGCTATCTGGTATAAATTTTTCAGAGCTAAATAGTGAAATAGGTAATTTCACCTGTAATTTCTTGAATGCATGTGAGGGTATAGAAATTAAGTGCTCCTTAGAGTTATATAGCCAAATTCTGACCTTATTTTTAGAGAAAGAGTTTTTCTCTGTAGCAAGTGACTTGAATAAATTCAGCTTATATCACAACAAAGTTGTAATACTTGCTGGATTTAATGAAGCGCCAAGCTTTCAAAATCCGCTTTTGAATGCATTTACGAGAGAAAAATTTAATCTTCCTTCCGTGCAAGAAGAGCAGGGGTATTTTTTTTATACTTTACACAATTTGTTTTGTGCAAGTAAGGTTTATATTACAAGATCGCTAAGCCATAGAAAGCCAATTCTATTGCAGCGTTTGGAAATTCTGCTCAAGGAGGGGAAGCAGCCGTATCGTGATTGGCTAAGGATATTAAATACGCCTGAATGTACTGTTCCATGTACTCAGCCTATGCCAAAACCTCAAACCGAAGTTAGAAAAGAAAAAATGCAGGTGATGTCTTGCAGTGCAATAGAAAAGCTAATTCGTAATCCTTATTCATTTTACGTTGAATATATACTGGGCCTTAAACAATTAAGAGACTTGAATTTTAAGCCATCGATATTGGAATTTGGCACTATGGTACACAACATTCTTGCAAGATATTTACGCAACAAAAAATCGCCAATGAGCATTGCACGAGAAATGTTCTCAACTAGTCAATTTAATTTTTCAAATATGTGGTGGATAAGACTACAGAGGGTAATTCAATCTTTTGTCGAACTTGATGAAACTCGAAGCAACTATGTTGAGTTGGAAAAGAGCTTTTCCTGTCCTATATCTCCCGTTTCAGCGCATGACACACAACTGTACGGATGCTGTACAACCTCCACTAAGAAGGGTGTCATCCCAGTGCCCCGACACTGGGATCCAGAAAACTTCAAACAATTGTATAATGGAAACTGGATTCCAGTGTCAAGCACTGGAATGACAAAAGAAACTGCTTGGATGACAAATAGGCCACAAGAAATTTTACTGACAGCAAGATGTGATAGAGTTGAGTATCTACCAAGTGGGCAAGTAGCAATTATAGACTATAAACTTGGTTCACCACCTTCCAATGAAGAAGTGATGTCGGGGTTTTTTCCGCAATTAATTTTACAAGCTTTAGCGGTAGAACATATAACAAGAAGAGAAGTCTCAGAACTTGCTTATTGGAAACTTGATTATGATAAAATAAAAGTTATTTCTATACAAAATTATAGATACAAAATGCAAGAATTAAAAAATGATCTGCCTGGTTTTTTATCTAATTATTTAAGTAATTCCACACCTTTTATTGCCTCTCCATATTTTCTGAGATTTAACAGCTATAAACAGCTAGAAAGGGTAGGGGAGTGGTTGTAAATGGTGTCATGTAAGACTGGTTCCCATCCAAGACGGCAGTGCCCAGACACTGGAATCCAGAAAAAAGAATGGTGTCATTCCAGTGCCCCTATGATGTCATTCCAGTGCTTGACACTGGAATCCAGAAAAGTTTGCTTGCTCACAAGCAAACTGATTTGGTGAGTATAAAAGTATGGCTAACGCTGGCTCTACGTCATACCGCCGCGAACCGTCATACCGCGATTCATTCGCGGTATCTCATCCGCTAACAATGCGGGATAACGGCAGTCCTACGTCATGCCACCGCGAACCGTCATACCGTCACGGTATCTCTAGATCCCGCTAACAAGCAGCGGGATGACGGGGTATAAACCTTATCGTCATACCACCGCGAACCGTCATACCGCGATTCATTCGCGGTATCTCCAGATCCCGCTAACAAGCAGCGGGATGACGAATTACTTAACCATCATCTACACCGTCATACCGCGATTCATTCGCGGTATCTCTAGATCCCGCTAACACATAGCGGGATGACGGTTGTCAGGCTAGTACCTTCTCCTGTCATCCCAGTGCCCAGACACTGGGATCCAGGAAACTTAATTGCAAGTAATGCATTGGGTTTGGTGAGTATGGGTTTTGCGTTATAGAATGAAGCACTTTTGGTGAATTTATAAAGAAAGCTGGATCCCAGACTGGGATGACACCCTACTAGCGGAAGTTACTCTCAAATGTTTGTTCATGTTAGCTACAAACATTAAGAAATTTACCAAACGAAAAAAAAGGCAAAAGAAGCCCCGTGGTGGTTGGCTATTTACTATGTACTAAAATATCGGCGTTTTTTTATTCTAAAACGCTTGATTAAGAGCGATTTAGTTACTTTTAACTTGCAACTAACCTACACCGCAAGTGTTTAAGAAATTTACTAAGCAGGAAAAAAGGCAAAGAAACCCCGTAGTAGCTAGCATTCAAATTCTCCCTTGTCAATTTGACGTTTTTTGCTGTCTTAAACGCTTTGTAAGCGCGTTTCGGCTTATATAGGTAAAAACCCAGAAATTTTTAAAGACATGCGATGCACGTAGTGCGAAAAATTAAACATGAGACGCCAAATACCCTAAGTTTTTTGTCATTAACCTGCACAGATTGCGAAGATAAATAAATAGCTTCATTCTTATGATAAGGGGGCTGGCGGAGTTTGTCAAGGAAGTTTTTTCGTTTCTATTCCCAATGTTATATGGTTATGCAAGAAGTCTATTTACCCATTTGCTTAACTTTCTCTCTACTTTTTCTCTACTTTTTCTGAGTAAGGTCACTATTGGCATGACAAACATTCATCGTAGTCAATATCTGTTTTTTGTTGCAATATTTCACTTTTTTTGAATATGTCATGCGAGACCTTATCGGCTCTCTGCATTGATTGTGATCTGCAGTAATATAAGCTCTTCAATCCTTTTTTCCAGGCAAGCATGTGTATTTTATGCAAGTAACGTTTGTGTATGTTGGCAGGCAAGAACAGATTGACTGATTGAGACTGACAAACATACGGAGTTCTATCACTTGCATGTTCTATAATCCATCTTTGATCAAGCTCGTACGCTGTTTTAAATGTCAATTTTTCATGCTCACTAAGAAAATCTAAGTGCTGAACGGAACCCTCGTTTGTTGAAATTGAAGACCATATTTTATCATTGTCTTGATTTTTTTCTGCTAATAGTTTTTGCAAGAATTTATTTCGCACTACAAATGAGCCTGTCAGTGTCTTTTGTATGAATACGTTTGCTGCATATGGTTCTATTCCAGGAGAGGTATTGCCTGCAATAATGGAGATTGAGGCAGTTGGAGCAATAGCGAGCTTGTGTGTAAACCTTTCCATTAGATCAACTTCTTTGGCATCAGGACATGCCCCCTTTTCTTCTGCCAATTTTTTAGAAACTATATCTGCTTGCTCGCGTAAATACTTAAATATTTTTTTATTCCATTGTTGTGCTATTACTGATTCAAAAGGAACCATTTTGCTTTGTAAAAATGAATGAAAACCCATCACACCAAGACCAATACTGCGTTCTCTGGCTGCAGAATATTTTGCTCGCTGCATTTCATTCGGTGCTTTATTTATGAAATCTTCCAATACATTATCAAGAAAGCGCATTATATCTTCTATGAAGAGTTTATTGTCTTTCCATTCTTCGTAGTACTCAAGGTTTACGGATGATAGACAACACACAGCAGTGCGTGACTTATTCAGGTGATCATAACCTGTAGTTAAAGTTATTTCACTGCATAGATTTGACATCTTGATGTCTAAGTTGAGCTTTTTGTAAGATTCTGGCTTATTGTTATTTGTTACATTAAGGAAAATAATGTAAGGTTCTCCAGTTTCAACTCTTGCTGTTAATATTTTGATCCATATATCCCGCGCTTTTACAGTTGAAATAACCTTATTGTTGTGAGGGCTTATTAAATTCCATTCTTGATCATTCTCAACAGCCTGCATAAATTTATCTGTTACTATTACAGCATGATGTATATTTAACGCTTTGCGATTTGGGTCACCGCCTGTTGGCTTGCGCAAATCCAGAAACTCTTCTATCTCCGGATGAGATACAGGAAGATAGACTGCTGAACTTCCTCTCCTTAAGGATCCCTGACTAATTGCGAGCGTTAGAGCATTTTGCACCACAATAAATGGTACAATTCCTGATGTTTTACCACTACCTTTTACACTTTCACCAATTGAACGTAAATTTCCCCAATAACTACCTATGCCTCCTCCACGTGCAGCAAGCCAAACATTTTCATTCCATAAGTCAACTATTCCCTGCAAGCTGTCTTCGGTTTCATTAAGAAAGCAAGAAATAGGTAATCCTCTCTTAGTGCCACCATTGCTGAGTATTGGTGTTGAAGGCATGAACCACAAGTTGCTCATGTAATCATAAAGACGCTGCGCATGTTCTTTGTTATCAGAATAGTAATTAGCAATACGTATGAAGAGATCTTGATAACTTTCATTTTCTATTAAATACCTGTCCGATAGAACTGCTTTTCCAAAATCGGTTAATTTGCTATCCTTTGCGTAATTAATAGTAATGTTATTCATAAAATTCCTTTTATTCTTTTATTATATATAGATACTTAAAAGCCACTTTGAGCGATTTTTAAGTTAGGTTTTTCGGATTTTCTTGTTGATGCTGTAATGCAAACAAGATACCGTCAACCTGACTGCCATATATTTTACAGTAACTCATATAACTTATCTGCATATTTATTTTTTTTGCAACATGTTGAACATAACTTTCTGAGTGACGAAAATAGTCTCCTTTGTTTACAAAGTCAATACCTTCACCTTCCTTTCTTCTTATTAAACATATAATAACCCCTTTTTTGCTCGTAGATCTTTTTGCTAATTCCAATTCTTCTTGAAAGTCATGTAGATAATGTAGCACTTCAGCAAAGATAATTACATCATACTGCTGGTTTTTCTCTTGTTTAAGAAACTCTTTCATTTCCATATATATTAATTCATTGTAAACAGGCTTACCTTTTATAAAGCATCCTCTTGCGATATTTAGCATTCTACTTGAAATGTCAATTCCTGTTATGTGGCTTCCAGTACTATTTATTTTCAAGAAATGACCACATATTCCAGTCCCACAACCAAGGTCAAGTATATTGAGCTCAGAAGTGGAGTTGTTGAAGATTTTTGTAATTATCATGTGTACAAGTTCATGCCCTCTATACTGTTTAGCAATCAACCAATGCTCAACAAAATATTCACCTGTGTAATCAAAATATTGTCTTATGAGGTTTTTTGGCAATTCTGTAATAGGCGCTGAGTTTGTCATTTTTTTTATATAGTAAGATGCCTCTTCGTGATCACTATCTAATTTTAGTGTCTGTGTTAAATAATTATAAGCTTTATTAGTATTCCCTACCGCAAAATGACACCTTCCGATGTTATACCAGACTATGGGTAAATGGGGGTAAAATATGCTAATTAACCAAAATCGTAACTTTGCATCTGATATGCTACCTTTATAAAAGTGATATAAACCGATTTCAATGTTGGTATTTAACAGGTTCTTAGATTTTTTAAGAAGCACTGTCATTTCTTTATGAAGAGTATTATATTTATTCACAATGAAGTGTTTTACTTTCTTAATATTTAATACGCCAATGAGCTTAGACATACAATTTAAAGCAACGTTTTTTATAAAAGAGAGATTACTTTTCATACATTAGAAATACTCCGAATGTTCATTATCATTTTTAGGCAATTGATTTTAACACATTTTATCTTACAAAATATCTTTTTCATTAATTTTTACTGTATATATAAGTTTACCGCATATTTCTCAGATTGTACTGTTTAGGATCGCTAGTATATTGTTGTTGATAATATAAGTAAATGT encodes the following:
- a CDS encoding PD-(D/E)XK nuclease family protein, yielding MGRVFTVNVDESLFDVLVQHIFSEYEREKIPEIKIILPCKRDVIALLSAFKNYNAKKCIILPEIVSLENIDEEDLILNLDRVKVINPTKRTLLLIQFILEWNRKNNDNFPIDLAYSLPSLLDKIQSTQTTDCYQFDEHSKKIENFISLLIETWSKTLKDLEVVDILKHKSDYINSMVLSLQKDQHIIFVGIGKDKSLIKAIYGLPFGKIILPNLNLKIKEKDWKSLDKKHYQYCLKDLLDYLKVDRRDVSCLNTIENEITDYVFDTTADLSKVGGRSIENIEVITCDSREEEAQVTSLIIENEGYENVSLVVFDKLLAARIACLSRQHSAIPENYPYITLLLYSIEVLTSNWSSVALLSLLKHRLVTFGYTQEEYSRILSEFEIEILRNFSTNGLKDIIDAINTYKKLKHKEDILLIINRLEAILNLLLNSINCPISDVVATHLQCINVLSGINFSELNSEIGNFTCNFLNACEGIEIKCSLELYSQILTLFLEKEFFSVASDLNKFSLYHNKVVILAGFNEAPSFQNPLLNAFTREKFNLPSVQEEQGYFFYTLHNLFCASKVYITRSLSHRKPILLQRLEILLKEGKQPYRDWLRILNTPECTVPCTQPMPKPQTEVRKEKMQVMSCSAIEKLIRNPYSFYVEYILGLKQLRDLNFKPSILEFGTMVHNILARYLRNKKSPMSIAREMFSTSQFNFSNMWWIRLQRVIQSFVELDETRSNYVELEKSFSCPISPVSAHDTQLYGCCTTSTKKGVIPVPRHWDPENFKQLYNGNWIPVSSTGMTKETAWMTNRPQEILLTARCDRVEYLPSGQVAIIDYKLGSPPSNEEVMSGFFPQLILQALAVEHITRREVSELAYWKLDYDKIKVISIQNYRYKMQELKNDLPGFLSNYLSNSTPFIASPYFLRFNSYKQLERVGEWL
- a CDS encoding ribonucleoside-diphosphate reductase subunit alpha; the protein is MNNITINYAKDSKLTDFGKAVLSDRYLIENESYQDLFIRIANYYSDNKEHAQRLYDYMSNLWFMPSTPILSNGGTKRGLPISCFLNETEDSLQGIVDLWNENVWLAARGGGIGSYWGNLRSIGESVKGSGKTSGIVPFIVVQNALTLAISQGSLRRGSSAVYLPVSHPEIEEFLDLRKPTGGDPNRKALNIHHAVIVTDKFMQAVENDQEWNLISPHNNKVISTVKARDIWIKILTARVETGEPYIIFLNVTNNNKPESYKKLNLDIKMSNLCSEITLTTGYDHLNKSRTAVCCLSSVNLEYYEEWKDNKLFIEDIMRFLDNVLEDFINKAPNEMQRAKYSAARERSIGLGVMGFHSFLQSKMVPFESVIAQQWNKKIFKYLREQADIVSKKLAEEKGACPDAKEVDLMERFTHKLAIAPTASISIIAGNTSPGIEPYAANVFIQKTLTGSFVVRNKFLQKLLAEKNQDNDKIWSSISTNEGSVQHLDFLSEHEKLTFKTAYELDQRWIIEHASDRTPYVCQSQSVNLFLPANIHKRYLHKIHMLAWKKGLKSLYYCRSQSMQRADKVSHDIFKKSEILQQKTDIDYDECLSCQ
- a CDS encoding methyltransferase domain-containing protein — encoded protein: MKSNLSFIKNVALNCMSKLIGVLNIKKVKHFIVNKYNTLHKEMTVLLKKSKNLLNTNIEIGLYHFYKGSISDAKLRFWLISIFYPHLPIVWYNIGRCHFAVGNTNKAYNYLTQTLKLDSDHEEASYYIKKMTNSAPITELPKNLIRQYFDYTGEYFVEHWLIAKQYRGHELVHMIITKIFNNSTSELNILDLGCGTGICGHFLKINSTGSHITGIDISSRMLNIARGCFIKGKPVYNELIYMEMKEFLKQEKNQQYDVIIFAEVLHYLHDFQEELELAKRSTSKKGVIICLIRRKEGEGIDFVNKGDYFRHSESYVQHVAKKINMQISYMSYCKIYGSQVDGILFALQHQQENPKNLT